A single genomic interval of Amblyomma americanum isolate KBUSLIRL-KWMA chromosome 11, ASM5285725v1, whole genome shotgun sequence harbors:
- the LOC144110756 gene encoding proteasome assembly chaperone 2, producing the protein MFVPLQPFKGHQWHEYSLVLPVVSVGNAAQLAVDLLLSTLETELVGYIHSTALVPLVGGNPYRVGDQRLATACQVYVCHRSKLLVVQQRTPVSANCRAEYRQFLTDWIKQERFRLVIMLSSCLSQFTNPSDMPRYSVHYYCTPTVGESVEAQLRELHWTRLEKQDPVTRERNPDGVLLMPGSGITRSLLDKCVSDEIPVVLLLVYCSEGDNTPDAILLADRLDEWLHLCQPPTNSSEQSGRRGPWQTPISWSLLFGSAPPTSIY; encoded by the exons ATGTTTGTGCCTTTGCAGCCCTTCAAAGGTCACCAATGGCACGAGTATTCGTTAGTGCTG CCTGTGGTGTCCGTAGGCAATGCAGCTCAGCTAGCAGTCGACCTGCTGCTGTCAACCCTTGAGACAGAGCTGGTTGGCTACATCCACTCGACGGCTCTCGTGCCGCTTGTCGGTGGTAATCCATACCGCGTTGGTGACCAGAGACTTGCCACAGCCTGCCAAG TCTACGTGTGCCATCGAAGCAAGCTTCTTGTGGTGCAGCAGAGGACGCCGGTTTCAGCG AACTGCCGCGCCGAGTACCGCCAGTTCCTGACGGACTGGATCAAGCAGGAGCGGTTCCGGCTGGTCATCATGCTCTCCAGCTGCCTCTCCCAGTTCACAAACCCCTCGGACATGCCCAG GTACTCGGTCCACTACTACTGCACTCCGACAGTGGGCGAATCAGTGGAGGCCCAGCTGCGGGAACTGCACTGGACGCGGCTTGAGAAGCAGGACCCCGTCACTCGGGAACGCAACCCCGATGGCGTACTGCTCATGCCTGGTTCGGGCATCACTCGATCGCTGCTCGACAAATG TGTTTCTGATGAGATTCCTGTTGTGCTGCTCCTCGTCTACTGCTCCGAGGGCGATAACACACCGGACGCCATCTTGCTGGCCGACCGGCTCGATGAATGGCTTCACCTGTGCCAG CCACCAACCAATAGCAGTGAGCAGAGTGGACGACGAGGGCCGTGGCAGACGCCCATCTCATGGAGCCTCCTTTTTGGCAGTGCCCCACCCACCAGCATCTACTGA